The genomic region GGAGGACACCTGGTTCACCAGGTTAAGAAGAGGAAACACAGCACTGAGCAGCGGTCTACACACAATAGACGGGATGTGTCCACACTGCAGAGAGGCAGAAACAGTACTGGTTACAACTTACGTGGTACACAGTGCACAGACAAAGCAGTTACAgattttctgaagaaaactcaACTTGTGAGGAGACTTTAgtttagtttttattattttatttaagtgttCATTGACATCCCAAAGTGATCACACCTCCGTCCAGTAGATGGCGGTAATACACAAAGATTGCAAGCTGCCATTAAACGTCACAGAAGAAGAAGCTGCTGCCGTTCGGAGTGCTTACAGACCGCTCGGACGATGGCTTCTGTTAGCAGAAAGAGACTCCTAAAGGAGGAGGATATGACAAAATAGAGTTTGAGACCAGCGAGGAGGTGGATGTCACGCCGACTTTCGACACGATGGGCTTGCGGGAGGACCTGCTGCGCGGCATCTACGCCTACGGTAGGCCGCGGCCCCGGAGCCTGAAGCTAACAAGGCCGCAACTGAAGTATCCGTCAGGATTTGTTTCACCCAATCACTGTCGTTAAATGTtcgatggaaataagtgttttcattttcttgtgtagtccatgtattttatttctttaatGTAACGTATGCGCAATTTGGTGGCTTTCGTTGACGTCACGGATTTCCCATCATCCTCTCTGATTCACCAGTGTGCGCCATCTTTGATGTACAACACTAATTAACCGCtcttaagttgttttttttttaaattaataacaAATCTTACAGGCTTACAACACTTTAACATTAATCTGAGCAgccatttgtaaaaacaaaaaacgatacaaaaacagCCAACATTAAAATGCCACTGGAGTAAAAGACAAATctaccatgttgtcattatacaaataatgaatgtttgagtttaatggtatgaatatttcatgtggtgaaagctggaacataccattcaactctgcttcgcctcgttgaatggtatgttccagctcccttaccaacccccagagcaaggacacaggcaacagtggtaaagcccctttcacattggcgtattcatagagctgcttattgtggcgtatcttctacgctgagttgagcaaCTCTACGTCGGGTTTTTTTCtccctatgcagcagtatgttgagggctacgtgggtaggatggaagaaattaaacatgtttaattttgttcagcgtagagcgctggacacagttttaagcaggtctgcgcagcacagggttactgcatgcaagtctgtgcaacacggtgcTCCTGtatacaaccaaaaactgagtgcatgaatccagaggaatcagctggagaagaGGATTATGCAGCTGCACCGCctctgtgtgatcagaacagCTGATGGATGTGTGTGCTCATAAAAGGGAATCAGACCTCAACTCATAAATCCAGAAACAGAACCGAAACAGCAGGggtctctctctctttcgctcTGTCTGTCTGATCAAACAATAAtcgctgtgactttaaaataaaagtgcactcactgcatgtcggtgcgatcatcaaatgccctgatcgatcaggtctgatcaaaccagcggacctgatcggagcaaccggagctttaaaagtttagagtcacagcgctttATTCACAGCAGCCTTGACCACAGCCACACTCGGcatcatctgtacacaatgaaaatgatccaccaagacaaaataataaaaaataataatgttacatgacTGTTTCTGACGCAGGAGAGAACAGCGCGCttacacagaggcagaaaatagcagctttggctacatacatGGCAGTAATTCAACTGTAAAAACcccatgatacagtccactgtttgttctgcacagctggcaggagtgaactggttttaaatagcggcaaggtacatgtgactgtgtgcacattaaaaaGCGAGCACaggcagctgcaagcagatctacgaacacggaaaaaggctgagtacacgcgcatttcaggcgtatttaaatgaaacacagtgCCACAATACGCAGCTCTGCGAATACGCCGGTGTGAAAGGTGCTTAAGGAataactccctctgatttgaggaagacacctcaagcagaccagactcaaaggggtgaccctttgtttgggccatgatacagacacaaattacaaaacaattcacaaagtgAATATacagaaatgttgctggtgcacaggacaggagggttacagaaacggacaccacacccatctgtggatggtgccgcacctcaaacagagaggaaaaaaaacagaatcggcatcagaaagacaacaaattagggctgcagctattgattattttagtaatcgagtattgattattctggcgattaatcgagcaatcggataaaaagtacttttgcgttttaaaacatcaacagtccagggctctccctaagcaatggcacagtgtcactgcgttatcacggagattgtcaaatttagtttattcaaatggccaccttaaataccctttctcatgattggattcacctgtgtaaggaggtcaagggtcagtgagcttaccaaaccagttttgtgttccaGTAGTTAGTGCTAAATAtagtcaaatcaataaaatgacaagggtgcccaaatttatgcacctgcctaattctatttaaagaattattgcacgctttctgtaaatacgagaaacttcatttcacttctgaaatatcagtgtgtttgtctgctatatgatatattgaactgaaattgctgatccaaacagccaatgacttataaaggtaaatcatgaaaattatcaggggtgcccaaactatatatctgtgtgtgtgtatgcatatgcaTGTATATTAGTTTATATTTTTGACGGACAGAGCAAACTGGTTAGTTAGGCATATAAAAATGCCTAATCAGTTTGactgcggctctctgccaagtcaagttagaacgatagtccagtcggaattaataacttcaaagcgaaacaccgttttgtttttatttatgtccagagatcaaggatacagtgaccaatttcatattaatttacattaagactcagtgaaatacatagaaaacctgtaaagcctacttttagtacaaaattcacaagaggtatcgataaggaatcggatcgatgagcagaatcgataatggcatcgatatcgataaaatcttatcagtacccatctctgcggctgtcacaccttgacatttAGCTAGCTTATGTCGACAGctccgtttccactgagtggttcgggTCAGTACTGCACTGTATGTTGCGGGTCAGAAAcaaagtaatttaacattttattttacttttagccTTGTGGATCAATTTCATTACgaccagaatgctgatgagtcgactgTGGCTGTGGTAAGTGTTGTCGTAAATGAACGAAGCGCTCTGGTTGAGATCAGACTACCCCCCCGATCAGTCAGATGGGAGGGCCTGATCAGAGTGCCAGTCATGGTCCGATTGGTTCACCCCGCGACATGGCGCCccctgagaaacgcacctggagcagaaaaactacTGAGCGACTTGGTGtaaaatgctacgtttccagccatgacaaggaattaaaatattttcagacTGGAAAAGTATTTGTTTTGTTCAGGAAGCACAGATGTCCCCTGGGGCGCAAAGTATTTTCAgattcagatgtcgttttccaaaagcaggaggctttatgtggatatgtgTTAATCAGACTGTgttgatgaatccgactgaaacaaacgatcagattaagactttatatttactccctcTATGAATGAAGCAGTCTGTTTGTatgaagactgcagcttttgagtaaattacaagaaacacgtgccaacttatgtcccgcatgtgcagaacgtatgagtcatacgctggcatgccttgaaaattttcagcatgctcaGCGTATTACGGCATATATCAGCAttcttcaacgtgctcttaacttacacaaaacctACCCATAGCATATTAgacgtatgccagcgttttttaatacagtcggcgtacgctggctaaatcgtcaaggtgtgacagggccttgagTGCATGCAGAAAAGCTATCCATTTTATTTTGTCTGTCACAGAatcaaaaaacaaatcaaaaactggtgttttcttcttctttaggcTTTGAGAAGCCATCAGCCATCCAGCAGAGGGCAATCAAACAGATTGTCAAAGGCAGAGATGTCATTGCTCAGTAAGTAGCCCCGCCCTCCTCAGTCCTACAGTGCTGTGTCAGGATTCAGGACCTGACTGTTGCTGTCTGATCTGTTTAGGTCTCAGTCTGGAACAGGAAAGACAGCCACCTTCTGTGTGTCCGTGCTGCAGTGCCTGGATATCCAGGTTTGTGTTGACAAGGTGTTCACTGTCACGTGGCTGTCGCTGGTGAAACCAGCGTCATGGCACAGCTTTCATGTGCAGCTGTTACTTCAGTGTTGAATCAGTTGGGCGACTCTGTCGTACACCTTGTCCAAACTAACCCTCGCGCCCTTGACTCATTCTGTTTTCTTTGACTATTTACTGCTGTTCTATAAAACAGAGTTCAGCCCAGAACATGGAGGGTCTACAGGTTTTCTCTCCATCCGGTGGAATCACTGGAGGAGAATACTGACCTTTTGGGGACCAGGATCAGATTCCACATGTATTTCCCAGACTTTTTCTGTTCTGGTCCTTCAGAGTAACTTGATGTTGTGGGCTTTTATATGTTAAATGTCTGCAGGTGAGAGAGACCCAGGCACTGATCCTCGCTCCAACCAGAGAGCTGGCCGGCCAGATCCAGAAGGTACAGGCTGCACCCTGTAGGTGGCATGTGACGGTCCATGAGCTCTGTACTGAttggttgtgtgtgtggtgttcaggTGCTGCTGGCACTGGGCGACTACATGAATGTACAGTGCCACTCCTGCATTGGTGGGACCAATGTTGGCGAAGACATCAGGAAGCTGGACTACGGCCAGCATGTGGTGGCTGGGACACCCGGGCGTGTGTTCGGTGAGATGCACACGTACAGCATTTGGAAgagtgtctattttttttttcctgtgtgagGAAAGCAGTTCTCagtaaaaatggcatattttatttCTGTACTGTGTCAAAATCACAGCACATTTCTTTGCTGGAAAGTGATTTGTTTTGTTCAGGAAGCACAGGCTTCCCCTTGATcttcactagggatgggtattgataagattttggcgattccacttatcgatacctcttgtgaattttctgtgtactaaaagtaggctttacaggttttctatgtcaataatattttattgagtcttaaagtaaataaatagaaattggtCACGGGATCGTTAATCTctgcacataaacagaaataaacaaaatctagtttttgtcaaaacattTCCTTTgaaacattaatggcatgaatgtctctccatacctctgagctcagccagctgctgcatgtcagcatcagtgtaattcataaagaatgcaggatgtctcattttgggaggggaaaaaacatttgtctgtagtttgtattacaatgtttggaaagaggtgtcatttgatttaagctGATTTtcgttgaagttattaattctagcAGGACGAACTCGACAGAGAgatgcgcagcatttggagctgtgtgaactgaacacaggatgattcttgtttgttgactgcaacaagagtcccagttagtgattttaatctgcacaaaagtgactcatgattgacatctttaaatggctttgagaggagttaagaagtggacttgctgtttctgaaaagcagcaaagcagagaaactacgaagcagtggatcggagcactgcttcggtggttcaagcttcaaagcgatgccatgctgcagaagcggttgattgctGACCGCtgctgtaatcaacatagagaaatgctcATTTtcacgacaaacaccctcaaaaacaactgccgctctgaaggaccaataagggagtcattaagcaaaaagactattgatgccagtggatcgaatcatttcttaacgattctcaaaaAAACGGTTCAtgagagatatactttattgatctcagagtggagaaattatgtctatactccaattaccacagacagcaattagtccacaattattacttgtttaccgtaataatggcacacatcaaaattaaagacagcacatacacatttgacattgtttatgtgcactaagtttgaagaagtccgttatccaaattgaggcaagtgggtgaaggccacgcagcaaccctgagatacgCCGCCAACCCTGAGATGCACTGCCCAAATGATACCCATCTCTCATCTTCACCTGCTATGAAGGCAAAGGACAGTGCTACTTTTCATTTGGCGGCAGATTGATACTTTCAAGGAGACAGAccttgtggacatcagcacttttttggcacattccactgtgacagaagattttgccatgaaaagagttgcagtgaaattcatcggcacaaagctgatggcggaacaaaagcaccaccgagctgaagcctcacaggacatgctgtgacatgctcacctcttccacaatttctcggataatcacacgacggtcccacatcaccacagtgttcactttggaaatgatctggtcatttcaacatgttgatggccgaccggagcgcggctcgctctccaccgttgtgcggccgtctttaaactggttgtaccgttccttaatctgtgtgatgcccaaagcatcgtcaccgaaagctgtctgaataatccgaatggcttCCACCTGACTATTGCACTATTtgaggcaaaatttgatgcagtcgcgctgctccagtcgttccgccatttctttgcaaagaaaaaacgctgagagactccacccatcctcacacaaaggatgcttacaagcaaatgatgcaactgacaggtgtgaaaaaaatcatgcatgcgcacgaaggttcaaggttggctcatgcaagcacacgtgattcaaatccatcaggtttttgaaaaaaataaaaaggtccgatacttttctaacagacctcgtatagcaccaaatcacaacagatttgcctcaaggtgcttcacacaagtaaggtcgaaccttactaacccccagagcaacagtggtaaggaaaaactccctctgaggaagaaacctcaagcagactcaaaggggtgaccctctgcttgggccatgagacagacacaaattacaaaacgattcacaaaacgaatgtacaggaaatgctgttggtgcacaggacaggagggtctccagcacaaataccacactcatctctggatggagctgcaccttaaacagagagaaaaaacagaatcaggcatcagaaagacaagaaatactgtataatttgtcagcattaaacaacaagaaaaacagaagaaatacgaaggtgatcgccggctacgatatgatacaatacactttattgtccccaaagggaaatttgtcttggacttcaagtgctctgcaaacatttccgtctcaaaaatcaataaatacaatgcAACAACAACACAGTACGCTGCTTGCATGCCTGTGGAAAATTCATAAGCATAGTGCACATTTTCCATAATATAAGTTACAATTAAAACGGATAATAAGTTAAAGTACACACCTTACTTGTACACATGCACATTCATGCACGGGCACACACGGCTGTCACAGTCTATCTCTGAAGTCAGAAAAGACTTTGTAGATAGATGTCTTGTGACGATGAGAAGAACATTCGGTTTAGGGGCGTTCCTGCAGTTGGCGTACTAATGATGCGCTGCCTCAAAATGTATGACATCACACCGTTATAAAAGTGGACTGTTATTGTGAAAAGTCCAAAAGAAATCTGTGCAGTAATCGTGCCGTTCAGTCACCTCCTGGATGAAGTGGATCTGGATCAGGTGGTTTTGGCTTATCTTTGTGAAGTGCTCACAAGCAGTTTTTCCACACATTTCAacaaattttgaggggaaaaaacccTTTACTTCAGCTGGTGGAAAAAAATGGAAGTGAAAACTgaagtgttgttttttgttgactGGCAGGGGCGTGGCAGACATGCGTGGTCCTCTGTGGAAAAAGCTGTCGGCTTGATGGTTTTAGTGGGTGAAGTCACATGACCTCCCACACGCTCTGTACAGCTGACACCTCTCCACTGTGGCTTTGTTCAGATATGATCCGTCGCAGGAGTCTCAGGACCCGGGCCATTAAGATGCTGGTTCTGGATGAAGCTGATGAGATGCTGAACAAAGGTGAGTTTAGTTGTTAATCAAGGCTTCTATTTCTGACCTGCTGGGGGCGTCACTCACAACGTGCTCGTCCTGTTCTGTGCAGGTTTTAAAGAGCAGATCTATGATGTGTACCGTTACCTGCCTCCAGCCACACAGGTGGTTCTGATCAGTGCCACGCTGCCACACGAGATCCTGGAGATGACCAACAAATTCATGACTGACCCCATTCGCATCCTGGTCAAACGGTAGGTCGGAAAAACAAACATTCTTAccgctgttgcctgtgttcttgctcagggggttggtgAGGTTGGACCTtatcatgtgaagcgccttgaggtagcgATGTGATTTGGCCAAAACCCTCACTGTTACAGAATGAGTGAATCGCATCTGATTGGTCGTTTGAATGTGCTCTGTCCAGATTGTGTCCTTGGGCTTTGTGCTGTTGCGGCTTGGATCCGTGTCCTCTCGGCATTTTGAGTTAGGGTCACTTGATTTTAGGTATTTGTAAAACTCATTTACTCTGTCTCATTTAAAGTGCATAGTATGAAGAATTTTCTTGCCAAAGCAGCTGAAAGTCCGTCGCCTTTGTCCGTGTGTCTCTACAGCTCCCCCCCACCCACatgcatttatatattaaaagccaagtggcctctgtgcgtataccttcgatcacagacaaactggggagagctgatgtttgctatttggtatgtttatgtattttgggtcaaggatgaacgtcgcTAAAACAAAACATTGACAGGACAAATATTGGAGAAATgatgaatattagctaacaacagtgaacaatggacattgacagttacattctggactcacgccattccaactcattactaAATTTAttactacctattttataaacacgacccaatctagagcctgtggatccccacagacaataCACTAGTATAACATATATTTCCTTGTTGGTAGCTTGgcagatggtcacctcactgagtctggtctgctcaagtgtttttttttttttgtttgtttttgttttttgtttttcctacaatcaaaaagaaaaataaaaaggagggagtttttcctgattaCCGTTGCCAGTCCGCATGTTCGAGGGCTGAGTAAAGTCGGACTTTActcatttggtgctgtataaataaatggaatatttTCAACTGCCCCTTCTGACCTTTGTGTGTGAGTTGTTGACATTTGATTGAAACAGGGATGAAAAATGTCCACTTTTTTCCCATCGGGTGCGTTGTTGGGCAGCAAGGGGCCTTTAGAGCaaagctgtttttgttttgcattctcttcattttttttttccctactaaaccctgtctgtgagtaatatttacctttttatgtgaaACTGATCTGTTCTGAAACAgttggatgtattttataacttaaatttggaacgatgctaacgcattagcatgtctatggcattttcagtgttgaagttagcattaagctgtcgcctgtcagcacatttgtttgtaTTTCTGTTCAGTGTAACAGTTAATGACTCGGCGTTTGTTGATGTGAAagtcaaatgcattacaaattgtaattagggatgggtattgataagattttatctatcgatgccattatcgattctgcttatcgatccgattccttatcaataccttgtgaattttgtactaaaagtagactttacaggttttctatgtatttcattgagtcttaaagtaaataaatatgaaattggtcactgtatcctttatctctggacataaataaaaataaacgaaatggtgtttcactttgaagttattaattctgactggactctatcattctaactttacttgtcagagagccgcacagtgtttggagctgtgtgaacagaacggaggacgattctcgtttctttctcacaagaagacaggagtcccagttagtaactttaatccgcacaaaagtgactcacgattgacatattcagggatgaaagtggtgaaaaacaaagaaaaagctgaaacccaaaattaccgccaacaccacctgcacgaaaatgtttcaattctagaagctcttaaatgcaatctgggactattccagacaataaactgcagtgagtgcagcatccatttagtgaggaaaaacccaactttccttattcaaattcattccagtagtattctgctcttactaggatgcagcagttttctagtttggcagatagttctggaggaaatcactgaagaaattaacacattaaaaatatggtttgactgaaacactcTCATTAAACTTAAaccagggatgaaatggaggtgtgagagtcactaggtgttcacaggaaacacttatttatttatgttcattgttagttgcttttatattttctgttgtttctattcaggttctttttgtctctttcttgaaaattgtatataataatttaagaaatattacaatttgaaaacaaatgcacccgaacgtgatgacagctgcaactgctatatgctaacttttaacactgaaaatgccatagacttgctaacgcgttagcatcgctcccgtttttaagttagaaaatacatctagcaactgttttagaagactataacaggtcggtttaacatagaaaaggtaaataatactcacagatgtatgctctttagggttttagcgggggaaaattaagcgaaataaataaataaatgaagcaatagatcgaagcattgcttcaatctgcaaccCACTGCTTCGAtttgttcaaggttcaaagcaaagccgcgctgcagaaaagttggttACAgatctgctgcagggtctgtaatcattgtagagaaatgatcattttcctgacaaacaccttccaaaacaacggccactctgaaggaccgataacagaatcgttaagcacaaagcttattgatgtcggtggatcgaatcatttcttaacgatacccgaaaggaaccggttctcgatacccatccctaattgtaattttttttatttatatattgtagTTTCACATAGGGCAGACACAATTATTACAGTATTTGCCAGTCATGATTTTCATATTTGTgattaccatgaattatttattttatccacaaagttgcataaaacgactcagaatctgatgtcatcgTGCTGCAGCATCGCAGCCTCACTCACTTACTCCATTTCCCTCTCGTCTTGGTCGGAAGTTAGCGAGGCTAGGATATAACATGGAgggtgaggaggttctggttccaaagccacgcaCCATGGCACAGCTGTGGAAGCATTTCAGTTTTAAGCCTAACGATAAGGGAGAGCCCAGTAACCTGGAGGAAGCGATATGTAAACTTCGCCGTAGTAAGTGCTGGTCAAAAGCGCTAAGGCAACAAATCTGAAACGTCTACAGACCCACCACCCACAGCAATACGCTGAACTTGGGAAGACCACACCAGCACAATCGCCAGCTGATGCATCAGCAGCTGGTGCATCCAGTCAACTGGCTCTTGGTGAATATGAGTTTGCTTCAGTGTTTGCCCTGATGCAGCAGATTGATCACAATAAATCCTCTTAAGGAATGGAGAAGATACTAATGTCTTTGTCTATTTCTTGACATTCAAAACGTTAAATTGCTCTTATTCATTAAAGTGTAGAGCACAGAATGTGTATCATTAAAGCtaattatactacgatagtagaatataaagggaaaaaaaatagacaatatattcattcattcattcatcttcaaccgcttttctgggtttgggtcgcggggggcaacagttccagcagggaactccagacttccctttcccaggccacattgaccacctctgactggcggATCCCGGAGCGTTTccaggccattgtggagatataatctctccacctagtcctgggtcttccctggggtctcctcctagatggacgtgcctggaacccctcccttgggaggcgcccaggaggcatccttaccagatgcctggaccacctcagctggctcctttcaacgcgaaggagcagcgactctactccgagctccccacggatgaccgagcttgtCAGCCACCCTCCtgtggaagcccattttggccgcttgtacccgtgatctagttctttcggtcatggcccaacactcatgaccataggtgagggtaggaatgaagattgaccagcagatcaagagctttgccttttgggtcagctcccttttcatcagtgcggtagagcaaatgcaataccgcccctgctgcgccgactccggccaatctcacgctccattgtccactcacttgtgaacaagaccccgaggtacttgaactcctttacttggggcaaggccgtattccctacccggagtaggcaatccatcggtttcctgctgagaaccatggcctcagatttagaggtgctgatcctcatc from Thalassophryne amazonica chromosome 15, fThaAma1.1, whole genome shotgun sequence harbors:
- the eif4a3 gene encoding LOW QUALITY PROTEIN: eukaryotic initiation factor 4A-III (The sequence of the model RefSeq protein was modified relative to this genomic sequence to represent the inferred CDS: inserted 1 base in 1 codon); this translates as MASVSRKRLLKEEDMXKIEFETSEEVDVTPTFDTMGLREDLLRGIYAYGFEKPSAIQQRAIKQIVKGRDVIAQSQSGTGKTATFCVSVLQCLDIQVRETQALILAPTRELAGQIQKVLLALGDYMNVQCHSCIGGTNVGEDIRKLDYGQHVVAGTPGRVFDMIRRRSLRTRAIKMLVLDEADEMLNKGFKEQIYDVYRYLPPATQVVLISATLPHEILEMTNKFMTDPIRILVKRDELTLEGIKQFFVAVEREEWKFDTLCDLYDTLTITQAVIFCNTKRKVDWLTEKMREANFTVSSMHGDMPQKERESIMKEFRSGASRVLISTDVWARGLDVPQVSLIINYDLPNNRELYIHRIGRSGRYGRKGVAINFVKNDDIRILRDIEQYYSTQIDEMPMNVADLI